A genome region from Panicum virgatum strain AP13 chromosome 4K, P.virgatum_v5, whole genome shotgun sequence includes the following:
- the LOC120705230 gene encoding SKP1-like protein 1: MAASPAMVTLISSDHERFEVPEAAATMSQTIRHMIEDGCTDGGIPLPNVTARTLAKVLEFCNEHAAAAAAAAGAGSEAGSSSNAGTDGGADLAGFDKAFVDVDKDTLYDLLLAANYLNVKPLLDLCCQKVADMIRGKTAEQIRQEFGIKNDFSPEEEEEIRKENQWAFE, translated from the coding sequence ATGGCGGCTTCCCCGGCGATGGTCACGCTCATCAGCTCCGACCACGAGCGCTTCGAGGTGCCGGAGGCCGCGGCCACCATGTCGCAGACCATCCGCCACATGATCGAGGACGGCTGCACCGACGGCGGCATCCCGCTCCCCAACGTCACCGCCAGGACCCTCGCCAAGGTGCTCGAATTCTGCAacgagcacgccgccgccgccgccgccgccgccggcgcgggctcGGAGGCCGGGAGCTCCTCGAACGCGGGCACGGACGGTGGCGCCGATCTGGCAGGCTTCGACAAGGCGTTCGTCGACGTCGACAAGGACACGCTGTACGACCTCCTGCTGGCCGCCAACTACCTCAACGTCAAGCCGCTGCTGGACCTCTGCTGCCAGAAGGTCGCCGACATGATCAGGGGCAAGACGGCGGAGCAGATCAGGCAGGAGTTCGGGATCAAGAACGACTTCTcgcccgaggaggaggaggagatccgCAAGGAGAACCAGTGGGCCTTCGAGTAG